In Brevibacillus brevis NBRC 100599, a single genomic region encodes these proteins:
- a CDS encoding PucR family transcriptional regulator yields MENWKRDVEHIRQATNLPIEYVQVSQTEAAQAQQDWVQKGWEQVAFHSSNDVMTVILIETASWHTSARALLDLIFSHLDDPATLPLPKQIASWLSSMVSGSPVAIPAQLEAKWPWKEARVSFLLERCRPDRKGEWDFLQPLLHDFFEGVPDFIPLTQTYALLIVPVSMLDHQKTASELLEWASGLHDLISMEWMEPVRLVVGSPITSPLALGDTLLRQLSLARALQAYRPQMMVAGDWSYPLERWAASLPKEIAAALANELSAVITVPHMTDEQLETLDTLFARQLNVSDTARQLFLHRNTLLYRLDKLTEQTGLDPRLFPDAVLLQLYLLFRQN; encoded by the coding sequence GTGGAAAATTGGAAGAGAGATGTCGAGCACATCCGACAAGCGACGAATTTACCTATTGAATATGTACAAGTCTCACAAACAGAAGCAGCGCAGGCCCAGCAGGATTGGGTACAAAAAGGCTGGGAGCAAGTTGCCTTCCATTCGAGCAACGATGTGATGACAGTGATCCTTATCGAAACGGCATCCTGGCATACTTCAGCCCGAGCGTTGTTGGATCTGATTTTTTCTCATCTGGATGATCCAGCAACGCTTCCCCTCCCAAAACAGATAGCCAGTTGGCTTTCAAGCATGGTCTCCGGCTCCCCTGTTGCCATCCCTGCTCAGCTGGAAGCAAAATGGCCGTGGAAAGAAGCGCGCGTCTCTTTTTTATTAGAGCGATGCAGACCGGATCGAAAGGGAGAATGGGATTTTTTGCAGCCCTTGCTGCATGATTTTTTTGAAGGCGTACCCGATTTCATTCCGTTAACACAAACATATGCGCTTCTCATCGTCCCTGTCTCCATGCTCGATCATCAAAAAACGGCCTCAGAGCTTTTGGAGTGGGCATCTGGCCTACATGATCTGATTTCGATGGAATGGATGGAACCTGTTCGCCTTGTTGTCGGATCGCCAATCACGAGTCCACTTGCATTGGGCGACACTCTTTTACGGCAATTATCACTAGCTCGTGCCCTTCAAGCCTATCGGCCACAAATGATGGTCGCTGGAGATTGGTCTTATCCGCTAGAACGATGGGCAGCTTCTCTCCCCAAAGAAATAGCAGCCGCTCTCGCAAACGAGCTGTCCGCTGTCATAACTGTTCCGCACATGACAGATGAACAACTGGAAACATTAGATACGTTGTTCGCCAGACAATTGAATGTAAGCGATACCGCACGACAGCTTTTCCTTCACCGGAATACACTGTTGTATCGATTGGACAAGCTGACGGAACAAACCGGATTAGACCCGCGATTGTTTCCTGATGCCGTCTTGCTACAGCTCTACCTTCTCTTTCGTCAAAATTAA
- a CDS encoding metallophosphoesterase: MIWFLLLGAIALLLFRAYRNTFDVQIKEVAIPLQKSRHLQQPHDFEPISILHLSDLHMENLSVLPQRIVADFSQRQVDLIVITGDLLDRDKNIPKAVAFVQCLQQLQPTLGTYVVFGNHDYVLTPFKLAQLKSELERIGCRVLVNENETIYHKGQPLHLIGVDDFSTRHSNLAKSFFGVPETGARLVLTHDPNIVLHMKEYAYDYLLSGHFHGGQIHWPRPFHLVKMGKLPKQNIVKGLHEMDGRPFYISEGLGQTGVNIRLRSRPEITLHVLGSDTPLHEIATPAPALQETAAVLALD; the protein is encoded by the coding sequence ATGATCTGGTTTCTTTTACTTGGCGCTATCGCTTTGTTGCTTTTTCGGGCCTATCGCAATACATTCGATGTTCAAATAAAGGAAGTAGCAATACCCTTGCAAAAATCCCGGCACCTTCAACAACCGCATGATTTTGAGCCGATTTCGATCTTGCATTTGTCTGATTTGCACATGGAAAACTTATCTGTATTGCCCCAGCGCATTGTCGCTGACTTTTCGCAGCGTCAGGTAGACCTGATTGTGATTACCGGAGACTTGCTCGACCGCGACAAAAACATTCCGAAGGCAGTTGCTTTTGTGCAATGTCTTCAGCAATTACAGCCGACACTCGGAACTTATGTAGTTTTTGGCAATCACGATTACGTGCTTACCCCTTTCAAGCTTGCACAGTTAAAATCAGAGTTGGAACGAATTGGCTGTCGTGTTCTTGTCAACGAAAATGAAACGATCTATCACAAGGGGCAGCCCCTGCACCTTATCGGTGTGGATGATTTTAGCACGCGCCATAGCAACCTGGCCAAGTCTTTCTTCGGAGTTCCCGAGACAGGAGCAAGGCTCGTCTTGACTCATGATCCTAATATAGTTTTGCACATGAAGGAGTATGCTTACGATTATTTGTTGTCAGGGCATTTTCACGGAGGACAGATCCATTGGCCTCGCCCCTTTCATCTCGTAAAGATGGGGAAACTTCCGAAGCAAAATATCGTGAAAGGTCTTCACGAGATGGATGGTCGACCCTTTTACATCAGCGAGGGCCTGGGGCAAACAGGGGTAAACATCCGTCTGCGTTCCCGCCCCGAGATCACCTTGCATGTACTGGGCAGTGATACTCCACTTCATGAGATAGCCACTCCAGCTCCGGCTCTTCAAGAAACCGCTGCCGTGCTCGCCCTCGACTAA
- the acsA gene encoding acetate--CoA ligase: MNVEKIPATEGPYNLKNYDETYANFDWADVEKQFSWYETGKVNMVYEAIDRHLATDRKDKIALMYSNATRDETYTFAQLSELSNKFGNVLRNLGIVKGDRVFVFMPRSPELYVSVLGTIKVGAIVGPLFEAFMEAAVRDRLENSEAVAIVTTPALLPRIPVNDLPALKHVIVVGAEEELKEGHIRFEKAMEEASTELEIEWVDREDGMILHYTSGSTGKPKGVLHVHNAMIQHYQTGKWILDLQEDDIYWCTADPGWVTGTSYGIFSPWLNGATIVVRGGRFTPEDWYKVIEKNKVSIWFSAPTTFRMFMGAGDELVKQFDLSSLRHVLSVGEPLNPEVVHWGMRVFNQRIHDNWWMTETGAQLISNYRCMAIKPGSMGKPFPGIYAAIIDDRGNELPPNRMGNLAIRTGWPAMMRQIWNNPAKYEEYFSIPGWYVSGDSAYKDEEGYFWFQGRIDDVINTSGERVGPFEVESKLVEHPAVAEAGVIGKPDPVRGEIIKAFIALRAGYEPSEALMEEIRKFVKEGLAAHAAPREIEFRDKLPKTRSGKIMRRVLKAWELGLPTGDLSTMED, encoded by the coding sequence ATGAACGTTGAGAAAATTCCAGCAACGGAAGGCCCTTATAATCTGAAAAATTATGACGAAACATATGCGAATTTTGATTGGGCAGATGTGGAGAAGCAATTCTCTTGGTATGAAACCGGGAAAGTGAACATGGTGTATGAAGCCATTGATCGACATCTCGCTACTGATCGGAAAGACAAAATTGCTTTGATGTACAGCAATGCCACGAGAGACGAGACCTATACTTTCGCGCAATTAAGCGAATTATCCAATAAATTCGGGAATGTTTTGCGGAATTTGGGCATTGTAAAAGGAGACCGCGTTTTCGTCTTTATGCCGCGTTCGCCGGAGCTTTATGTAAGCGTTTTAGGCACAATCAAGGTTGGCGCAATTGTAGGACCGCTGTTCGAAGCGTTCATGGAAGCAGCTGTGCGTGATCGCTTGGAAAATAGCGAAGCCGTTGCGATCGTTACGACACCTGCACTATTGCCACGCATACCTGTTAACGACCTGCCTGCCTTAAAACACGTGATTGTTGTAGGTGCAGAAGAGGAGCTAAAAGAAGGTCACATCCGCTTTGAAAAAGCGATGGAAGAAGCCTCCACCGAGCTGGAAATCGAATGGGTTGATCGTGAGGATGGAATGATCCTTCATTACACCTCAGGCTCAACGGGCAAGCCAAAGGGTGTTCTGCATGTTCACAATGCCATGATCCAGCACTACCAAACTGGGAAATGGATTCTCGACTTGCAAGAGGATGATATTTATTGGTGCACAGCCGATCCTGGCTGGGTAACGGGTACTTCTTATGGCATTTTTTCACCTTGGTTGAATGGAGCAACGATTGTCGTACGTGGCGGACGTTTCACTCCGGAAGACTGGTATAAAGTCATTGAGAAGAACAAAGTATCGATCTGGTTCAGTGCTCCGACTACGTTCCGTATGTTCATGGGGGCAGGGGATGAACTCGTCAAGCAATTTGACTTATCCAGTCTGCGTCACGTCCTGAGCGTTGGAGAACCGCTCAATCCGGAAGTTGTTCACTGGGGCATGCGGGTGTTTAATCAACGCATTCATGACAACTGGTGGATGACGGAAACAGGTGCTCAGTTGATTTCTAACTATCGCTGTATGGCGATCAAGCCTGGATCGATGGGTAAACCGTTCCCAGGTATATACGCAGCGATTATTGACGACCGTGGAAATGAGCTGCCACCGAATCGAATGGGGAATCTGGCAATCCGTACAGGGTGGCCAGCTATGATGAGACAAATCTGGAACAACCCAGCGAAGTACGAAGAATACTTCAGCATCCCAGGCTGGTATGTATCCGGGGATTCTGCATACAAGGATGAAGAAGGCTACTTCTGGTTCCAAGGCCGTATTGATGACGTGATCAATACTTCCGGTGAGCGAGTCGGTCCGTTTGAAGTAGAGAGCAAGCTCGTGGAGCATCCAGCAGTAGCCGAAGCGGGCGTCATTGGTAAACCAGATCCGGTTCGTGGTGAAATTATCAAAGCATTCATCGCGCTGCGGGCTGGGTATGAGCCAAGTGAAGCGTTGATGGAAGAAATTCGCAAGTTTGTGAAAGAAGGACTGGCTGCACATGCTGCTCCTCGAGAAATCGAATTCCGCGACAAGTTGCCAAAAACGCGTTCCGGAAAGATCATGCGCCGCGTCTTGAAAGCGTGGGAATTAGGTCTACCAACTGGTGACCTGTCTACGATGGAAGATTAA
- a CDS encoding cation diffusion facilitator family transporter — MGFHHHDHGDGHDHHHHGKGASKRALLISFLIIAVFLVVETIGGFLTNSLALLSDAGHMLSDALALLLSLIAVHFAARPPSAKRTFGLKRFEILAALTNGVTLVLISLFIFWEGFQRMWNPPEVASGSMIIIATVGLLANIAAAMVLMRGDTKNNVNVRSAYLHVLGDLLGSVGAIVGGILMWAFGWYIADPIISIVVAVLIMLSAWRVTKESVNILLEGAPSRLDTTKVEESLSQLPGVIKVHDLHIWTVTSGFDSLTCHLVVEDDLPSYPVLNDALVLLEKDFGITHATIQIENSSTRHGDLHCQATSDSHDHDHDHNHEHNHDHDHDHPHDHKQHSHS, encoded by the coding sequence ATGGGCTTTCACCATCACGATCACGGAGATGGACACGATCACCATCATCATGGAAAAGGAGCCAGTAAACGAGCTCTTCTCATTTCTTTCCTCATCATTGCTGTATTTCTGGTTGTAGAAACCATCGGGGGCTTCCTCACCAATAGTTTGGCGCTGCTCTCTGATGCTGGGCATATGTTGAGCGATGCATTAGCACTTCTATTGAGCTTGATCGCTGTTCATTTCGCTGCACGACCACCTTCTGCAAAGAGGACATTCGGGTTGAAACGTTTTGAAATCTTGGCTGCACTGACCAATGGCGTGACACTTGTACTGATTTCCTTGTTCATTTTCTGGGAAGGGTTCCAACGCATGTGGAATCCGCCTGAGGTTGCCAGTGGCTCCATGATCATCATCGCCACAGTCGGACTCTTGGCGAATATTGCTGCAGCCATGGTACTCATGCGTGGCGATACCAAAAACAACGTCAATGTACGCAGTGCCTATCTCCACGTTCTCGGCGATCTTCTCGGTTCTGTTGGGGCAATCGTTGGTGGTATCCTGATGTGGGCTTTTGGCTGGTACATTGCCGACCCGATCATCAGTATCGTCGTGGCAGTCCTGATCATGCTGAGCGCATGGCGTGTAACGAAAGAATCCGTCAATATTTTGCTGGAAGGCGCCCCTTCACGCCTGGATACAACAAAAGTGGAAGAGTCACTCAGTCAGCTGCCTGGAGTTATCAAAGTGCATGACCTGCACATTTGGACGGTTACTTCCGGATTTGATTCCCTGACATGCCATCTGGTTGTCGAGGACGATTTGCCCAGCTACCCTGTGTTAAATGACGCACTGGTCCTTTTGGAAAAAGATTTCGGCATTACACACGCTACCATCCAGATTGAGAACTCCTCTACTCGACATGGTGACTTACATTGCCAGGCAACATCCGATTCGCACGATCACGATCACGATCATAACCATGAGCACAATCACGACCATGACCATGACCATCCGCATGATCATAAACAACATAGCCATTCCTAA
- a CDS encoding flavin-containing monooxygenase encodes MNDYDVIVIGGGQAGLALGYALKRKNRRFVIVEQNQRIGDSWRQRYDSLVLFTPRKHNQLPGLTFPGEQNTLPNKDEAADYLELYAKHFELPVMLGMTVMELSKIGSRFQVRTQDRLLHAKQVVIATGPFHTPFIPDIANRLDHTVHQLHTSQYKNESQLIDGPVLVVGSGNSGAQIAVELAAHRPVIFSQGESRSYLPNFIFGKPIFDYMKTFGLLDAPHSTWIGKKMRSSPDPIFGYKNQVRELSRSGALRLVSRTVQVNGRTVYFADGTEATVNNVLWATGFRPNYDWLSIPDVLDSKGRPIHLRGITKVPGLSFLGLPWQHTRASALMGGVGKDALYLVEHL; translated from the coding sequence ATGAACGACTATGACGTCATCGTAATTGGCGGAGGGCAGGCAGGACTTGCTCTCGGATATGCACTCAAGCGTAAAAATCGCCGTTTTGTCATCGTGGAGCAAAACCAACGGATCGGGGACAGTTGGCGGCAACGCTACGATTCGCTGGTGCTTTTTACACCACGTAAACATAATCAACTACCTGGTCTTACGTTTCCCGGAGAGCAGAATACGCTCCCAAACAAGGATGAAGCGGCAGACTACCTAGAATTGTACGCCAAACATTTCGAATTGCCTGTCATGCTTGGTATGACTGTTATGGAGCTTAGCAAAATTGGTTCCCGCTTCCAAGTACGGACACAAGACCGTCTGCTCCACGCGAAGCAAGTCGTCATTGCAACAGGGCCATTTCATACGCCGTTTATCCCAGATATTGCGAACAGATTGGACCACACCGTTCATCAACTGCACACTTCGCAGTACAAGAATGAGAGCCAGCTTATCGACGGCCCGGTCCTTGTCGTTGGCAGCGGCAACTCTGGGGCACAGATTGCGGTAGAGCTCGCCGCTCATCGACCCGTTATTTTTTCACAGGGAGAATCACGCTCTTATTTGCCAAACTTCATATTTGGAAAACCTATATTTGATTACATGAAGACATTTGGATTACTCGATGCTCCCCACTCCACTTGGATCGGCAAGAAAATGCGCAGTTCACCCGATCCGATATTCGGCTACAAAAACCAGGTGCGCGAGCTCTCTCGCTCAGGAGCATTGCGGTTGGTTTCTCGAACCGTACAGGTTAATGGGCGTACCGTTTATTTTGCAGATGGAACAGAGGCAACAGTCAATAACGTATTGTGGGCCACTGGCTTTCGACCAAACTACGATTGGCTGAGTATTCCAGATGTGCTTGATTCGAAAGGCAGACCCATTCATCTTCGGGGTATCACAAAAGTGCCTGGCCTATCCTTTCTCGGACTTCCATGGCAGCATACGAGGGCGTCAGCGCTTATGGGCGGTGTAGGAAAAGACGCCCTTTATCTAGTGGAACATTTATAA
- a CDS encoding ArsR/SmtB family transcription factor, whose protein sequence is MSEDIQRIPTDLEVCEVQTIDEEKVNRLRPRMTETDGVAPLFKALADDTRAKIIYALALEGELCVCDVAATINSSIPNTSHHLRLLKNMGLARYRKSGKLVYYSLDDDHVRHLIMCGIEHAAELRQSKP, encoded by the coding sequence GTGAGCGAAGACATTCAGCGCATTCCCACTGATCTAGAGGTTTGTGAAGTCCAGACGATCGATGAAGAAAAAGTAAACAGGCTTCGGCCTAGAATGACGGAAACGGATGGTGTCGCCCCTCTCTTCAAGGCTCTCGCAGACGATACGCGAGCAAAAATTATTTACGCGCTGGCACTTGAAGGAGAACTATGCGTTTGTGATGTCGCAGCAACCATCAATAGTTCGATCCCCAATACCTCTCACCATCTGCGCTTGTTAAAAAACATGGGTCTCGCCCGATACCGCAAAAGTGGCAAGCTCGTCTATTACTCACTCGATGACGATCATGTCCGCCATTTAATCATGTGTGGTATTGAGCATGCTGCCGAATTGAGGCAATCAAAACCGTAA
- a CDS encoding permease: MILKIRQFLVEIIGALLLGLGVVWLTMGSDSSLFSGWSIKWSPLWLDVKTFFLSIWLEAIPFVLLGVFFSAFIQTFVTEEQVRRWTPKHPLVALPFAGLLGFLFPVCECAIIPVVRRLIQKGMPLSVGIVFLLAGPIVNPVVLSSTYVAFARQPEMALYRGVAGFVVALIVGMLVFLFVKKNPIRLGMESQISHEADHVKATSGKLSSTFAHAVDEFFDMGKYLLFGAFISALLQVYISRDTLMDIGQTPLTSHFVMMGMAYLFSLCSEADAFIAASFSNTFSSSSLLAFLVFGPMLDLKTTLMLFGTFRFGFVVKLVVAITLLVIGVTMLMPM, encoded by the coding sequence TTGATTCTGAAGATTCGCCAATTTTTAGTTGAAATAATCGGGGCGCTTCTGCTTGGTCTAGGTGTCGTTTGGTTAACGATGGGAAGTGACAGCAGCTTGTTTTCCGGTTGGAGCATAAAGTGGTCCCCTTTATGGCTTGATGTGAAAACCTTTTTCCTTAGTATTTGGCTGGAAGCAATTCCGTTTGTCCTCTTGGGTGTATTCTTTTCGGCATTTATCCAGACGTTTGTGACAGAAGAGCAGGTGAGGCGTTGGACACCGAAGCATCCACTCGTGGCCCTGCCATTTGCCGGGTTGCTTGGATTTTTGTTCCCTGTCTGTGAATGTGCCATTATCCCTGTGGTTCGTCGCTTGATCCAAAAAGGGATGCCGCTGTCAGTCGGGATTGTTTTCTTATTGGCAGGTCCGATTGTGAATCCCGTTGTTTTGTCATCGACCTATGTCGCTTTCGCCCGTCAGCCGGAAATGGCTCTCTACCGGGGCGTTGCGGGATTCGTTGTTGCGCTCATAGTGGGCATGCTTGTCTTCTTGTTTGTCAAAAAAAATCCGATACGGCTCGGCATGGAATCGCAAATCAGTCATGAAGCCGATCATGTAAAAGCGACGAGTGGAAAGCTGTCCTCGACATTTGCGCACGCAGTGGACGAATTTTTTGATATGGGAAAATATTTGTTGTTTGGTGCGTTTATCAGTGCACTTTTACAGGTGTACATCAGCCGGGATACGCTCATGGACATCGGTCAAACGCCCCTCACCTCCCATTTTGTCATGATGGGGATGGCGTATTTGTTTTCGCTTTGTTCAGAGGCGGATGCGTTTATTGCTGCCTCCTTTTCCAATACGTTTTCAAGCAGCTCGTTGCTTGCGTTTCTGGTTTTCGGTCCCATGCTCGATTTAAAAACGACGTTGATGCTATTTGGAACGTTTCGCTTTGGTTTTGTTGTCAAGCTGGTCGTAGCTATTACGCTTTTGGTGATTGGCGTCACTATGCTTATGCCGATGTAA
- a CDS encoding TIGR03943 family putative permease subunit has product MDPNKLKRHHIMRSLILAGITALLAYLILSEALSHYLAPRLHMFSYVTLAILALLTMVSIRQIFVGSSVYDCDCEEQHKVPRTPMGSFLVYGLFVLPIVMGFFMPDKILGSDVAEKRGITLLSNDVRKLADVTANANVNATENVKQTAGVKEDAEPSIKPQPEATNQVAIPPVQATDDEQLRQRFSNGGFGDFYTDIAVFLHKQPVIELNDKMFLDGLTTMELYAKEFAGKELETFGFVYRQPDFTKQQFVVARFSVTCCTADSSVYGVLVEKEDADKWKKDSWVKVRGKLELRQVEGYDMLVLKASQVEAVSAPKDPYVYYSFESAPES; this is encoded by the coding sequence ATGGATCCGAATAAATTGAAGCGTCATCACATCATGCGCAGTTTGATTTTGGCGGGCATTACAGCGTTGTTGGCCTATTTGATCCTGTCGGAAGCACTCAGTCACTATCTCGCACCCCGATTGCACATGTTCAGCTATGTCACGCTCGCCATTCTGGCTCTGTTGACAATGGTCAGCATACGGCAAATTTTTGTTGGCAGTAGCGTTTACGATTGCGATTGTGAGGAGCAGCACAAAGTACCACGTACACCTATGGGCTCCTTTTTGGTTTATGGATTGTTTGTGCTACCCATCGTAATGGGATTTTTCATGCCGGATAAAATTCTTGGCAGTGATGTAGCGGAAAAGCGGGGGATCACGCTACTCAGCAATGATGTACGAAAGCTGGCGGATGTAACGGCGAATGCGAATGTGAATGCAACAGAGAATGTGAAGCAGACAGCAGGAGTCAAAGAAGATGCCGAGCCAAGTATAAAACCACAGCCAGAGGCTACCAATCAAGTAGCAATACCCCCGGTGCAAGCAACAGACGACGAGCAATTGCGGCAGCGATTCTCGAACGGGGGATTTGGTGACTTTTACACGGATATAGCCGTCTTTTTACATAAACAACCAGTGATTGAACTGAATGACAAAATGTTCTTGGACGGACTCACCACGATGGAGCTATATGCAAAAGAATTTGCTGGAAAAGAGCTTGAGACTTTTGGGTTTGTATATCGACAGCCTGATTTTACCAAGCAGCAGTTTGTCGTGGCGCGGTTCTCCGTCACCTGCTGTACAGCAGATTCCAGTGTCTATGGGGTTCTGGTGGAAAAGGAGGACGCGGACAAATGGAAAAAAGATAGCTGGGTAAAAGTACGCGGAAAGCTAGAGCTGCGTCAGGTAGAAGGATATGACATGCTTGTTCTCAAAGCCTCTCAGGTTGAAGCCGTCTCCGCTCCCAAAGATCCTTATGTGTATTACAGCTTTGAATCAGCTCCAGAAAGTTAA
- a CDS encoding GNAT family N-acetyltransferase, giving the protein MIVRLDLQDEQTVQKLWNMQKRAYRVEAELIGTEDIPPLRESVEQLRACGETFYGYIEGDELAGAVSFMIEGETLDIHRIIVDPIHFRKGIASQLLASVHEHGCSRIVVATGSLNEPAVRLYERHGFTLTDKKEVKPGLWLSFFEKTIRR; this is encoded by the coding sequence ATGATCGTGCGACTAGATTTACAGGATGAACAAACGGTACAAAAACTTTGGAACATGCAGAAAAGAGCGTATCGTGTAGAGGCGGAGTTAATTGGAACAGAAGATATTCCACCTCTGCGAGAATCAGTAGAACAACTGAGGGCATGTGGGGAAACGTTTTATGGCTACATAGAGGGAGACGAGCTGGCAGGGGCTGTTTCTTTTATGATCGAGGGGGAAACGTTGGATATTCACCGAATCATTGTCGATCCTATTCATTTTCGCAAGGGAATCGCGAGTCAATTGCTAGCCTCTGTCCATGAGCATGGTTGCAGCAGGATCGTCGTAGCAACTGGTTCCTTGAATGAACCGGCTGTTCGATTGTATGAAAGACATGGATTTACCTTGACGGATAAAAAAGAAGTGAAGCCCGGTCTGTGGCTATCTTTTTTCGAGAAAACGATTCGACGATAA
- a CDS encoding M1 family metallopeptidase: MISIRKEIKWQQRLLKATTMASLLALVLGGSGSGWWMPEQVGAQSPAVGKIDDFTAKPIADGSKGSYDLKFEMSPEGKFTAEAKIIVENRSKDEWDQLIFYFLPNAFTKENKPPFFEDAAEVKIRDAKLDGVKAKYQLTGDTLVIPLAEKLAPNENREVTVKYAFTVPRKGLRFDRTENGFHLAQAYPMLATYQGKDGWNKKPYSLRGESYHTSHADFSISYRLPKGYTIISSSDQDKASNNQSGEIKVKNTKEVFIAVVKGMRSISKTVKGVELRVWGKEADKEAMTVALQAAEKSFEQFTDKLGPYPHKQLDILLDETASMEYPGVVTVGHMGSVDPDLSHTVVHEIAHQWFYGVVSNDPFHHAWLDEGITELATTLYFYDVEKKGDASFYFAEQADATQSVSNLPLDQFGKGPIVGPVYGQPVKELWKLITTYGDAMDGWEFLQAYYQTYAYKQVDTLEFVRFATAYFPVNEQYFAKWLRL; this comes from the coding sequence TTGATATCGATTAGGAAGGAAATCAAGTGGCAGCAGCGTTTACTCAAGGCCACGACAATGGCTTCCTTGTTGGCTTTGGTCCTCGGTGGATCTGGGAGTGGCTGGTGGATGCCAGAACAGGTAGGGGCGCAGTCTCCTGCGGTGGGGAAGATAGACGACTTCACAGCCAAGCCTATAGCAGATGGCAGTAAAGGCTCGTACGACCTGAAGTTTGAGATGTCGCCGGAAGGAAAGTTTACCGCTGAGGCCAAGATCATCGTTGAAAATCGTTCCAAGGACGAATGGGATCAGCTGATCTTTTATTTCCTCCCCAATGCATTTACAAAAGAGAACAAACCTCCATTCTTCGAGGACGCAGCCGAAGTGAAAATTCGTGACGCCAAACTGGATGGTGTGAAAGCGAAGTATCAACTAACGGGTGATACGCTTGTCATCCCACTTGCCGAAAAGCTTGCGCCAAATGAGAATCGAGAGGTAACCGTAAAATATGCGTTTACCGTTCCGCGAAAAGGACTGCGTTTTGACCGTACGGAAAATGGCTTTCATTTGGCGCAAGCATATCCGATGCTAGCTACCTACCAGGGGAAAGACGGATGGAATAAGAAGCCGTACTCGCTTCGAGGCGAATCGTATCATACGAGCCATGCGGATTTTTCTATTTCGTACCGCTTGCCGAAAGGGTATACCATCATCAGCTCATCTGATCAGGATAAGGCGTCTAACAATCAGAGCGGTGAAATAAAAGTGAAAAATACGAAGGAAGTATTCATCGCAGTTGTAAAAGGAATGCGTAGTATAAGCAAAACGGTCAAGGGTGTCGAGCTTCGGGTATGGGGAAAGGAAGCAGACAAGGAAGCGATGACAGTCGCCCTGCAAGCTGCGGAAAAATCGTTTGAACAATTCACGGATAAATTGGGGCCGTATCCCCATAAACAACTCGATATCCTGCTGGATGAAACCGCAAGTATGGAATATCCTGGCGTGGTGACGGTCGGACACATGGGGAGTGTGGACCCCGATTTAAGTCACACCGTGGTGCACGAGATTGCCCATCAATGGTTCTATGGAGTGGTCTCGAATGATCCGTTCCATCACGCCTGGTTGGACGAAGGAATAACAGAGCTTGCCACGACGCTCTATTTTTACGATGTTGAGAAAAAAGGGGATGCCAGCTTTTATTTTGCTGAACAAGCTGACGCGACCCAATCGGTTTCCAATCTGCCGCTGGATCAGTTTGGCAAGGGACCGATCGTGGGTCCGGTGTACGGTCAGCCTGTAAAAGAGCTATGGAAGCTGATTACAACATATGGCGATGCGATGGATGGCTGGGAGTTTTTGCAAGCGTATTATCAGACGTACGCCTACAAACAGGTGGATACGCTTGAGTTTGTTCGTTTTGCCACAGCGTATTTTCCAGTGAATGAACAGTACTTCGCGAAATGGCTGCGTTTATAG
- a CDS encoding SET domain-containing protein gives MIEVKTSKLSNGELNRGVFATQDIRKGDLIHEAPVLPYLNEEHEHIEKTLLADYAFEYGANHTAFLLGYGMLFNHSYTPNATYEINFDNHTFDFYAYTDIQAGEEILINYNGDEDCDDPLWFYEDQQKETDDTK, from the coding sequence ATGATCGAAGTCAAGACCTCCAAACTTAGCAATGGAGAATTAAATAGAGGTGTATTTGCAACGCAAGATATCAGAAAAGGCGACCTGATTCATGAAGCGCCCGTGCTGCCCTATTTGAACGAAGAGCATGAGCATATCGAGAAAACCTTGCTCGCGGATTATGCATTTGAGTACGGTGCAAATCACACAGCCTTCTTGTTAGGGTATGGCATGCTATTTAATCATTCCTACACGCCAAATGCCACGTATGAGATTAACTTCGACAACCACACGTTTGACTTTTATGCGTATACGGACATTCAAGCGGGTGAAGAAATTTTAATCAATTACAATGGCGATGAGGATTGCGATGATCCTCTCTGGTTTTATGAAGACCAACAGAAAGAAACAGATGATACCAAATAA